The following DNA comes from Opisthocomus hoazin isolate bOpiHoa1 chromosome 13, bOpiHoa1.hap1, whole genome shotgun sequence.
GAGTCACCCTGGCAGGTACAGCAATGAGGGCAAAAGGAAGCAGCAAAAAacacaggaaaggaaaggaaaacaagccagcaaaggagggagggagggcccTGGCACAGGGCAGGAGGTTTTAAGCACATTCAGCCAGGAGCAGTCTACTCTGGAGAATCAATTATGGGAAGATAATTTGTCTGCTTGATTAAGGCCTCCTTGGGGTATTGGCTTGttgctggggagagcagcagaagGTACCAGCTCTGGTCAGAGCACAATCCGTGCGTTATTACTGCGGTCCCTGCATAGCAGTCAGCTGGAGGGGAGGCTGAATGGGCAGAGCCAGGCAAGCACACTGCTTTCGTCCTTCTGACATTTCCCCTCACTTATCACTGTCTGCACTCGGAGCCAAGTCACTCGAAAGGGGACCCCAGGAGCCCTTCAAGCTTGCCCCCTGTTAAGAAATCTGCTGTTgcggagggagcaggacagccggCACCTgaatgctgcagcccacagagcgCGTGGTGCCGGCTCAGCCATGCCCTCCAGTGGTCCCCACTCCAGCCTGGTTCCCATCCCAGACTGGAAGCTCTAAGGCTTGTTCCTTGTAGCTTTGCAATAGGGAGGTCAGAGGAGGCTTTGCAGAGACTCAGATGAggctgggggccggggaggggggaaggtgtCCCTATGCCTATGTCTCCTTTCTGTCCCTGACAGGATCTGCAATGGGTTGACAGCACTGGGGAAGAGAATTTCCAGGAGCCACAGCCTGCATTTGCACAAAAGAGGCACTGAAGTAATTATGGGCTTGCTTATCCTGTATCCCCTCACACCCCCGAAGTCTTACTCTAAACCAATACAGGCCAGAGGAGGCTTCTGTCTCCTTGCTGGTGCCAGCCCCTGCTAGCTTTAGTGGACTATTTCCCCTGTGCTGTCAGGTTTACACTCAAGATCCGTTTCTCCTTGCTTAATCTGACCAATATGAATGCACACCTCCACTGTGCATTTGGTGCTGTGTTTTGCTGGAACAACAAGTACTCCATATCAAACAGCCGGACAAATATCTAGCACAGCTAAAGGGATAACGTTGTGCCAGGGAAGACCTGAGACTCTGCCAGCTTTGAGGCCAGTCCTAGACAGATTTTATACAAGTTGAACCCTCTTTTGTGGTAGACTGTGCTACAACACTGGTTGGTgacaaactacaaaaaaaaaaaacaccacacattgTTCGTACAAGAGAGTCGAAGAAATACAGGTCCCAGGCAACCTGGGCTGATACCAAGCATCCCTTGGATTAGCAGGAAAGGAGAGGCTGCCCCAGTGCCATCCGGACTGCAGCATGCACAGCTCACAACTCCTGCTGCTGTTACAGCAGCGAAGAGAACTGCGCTGCTGCTATGAGCAGTGTGGTTGATTAATTCTTCACAATCCTCTCTCTGGGACCCTGATATTGGAGAGATATCAAGTACCATATTCAAGTGAAGCCCTTTGGAGAGCTCACTTGTGTGCTTTCAGACCAATTATACCTCACCAGTACATTGGTCTCTGCTGTTTGACAGTACAGACAAGCACTGCTCACTTTGCCCCTCCTGTGATCCACTGAGGAGTAGTCTGGGTCATGTCAAGTGTAAACATTAAGTAATACGTAAGGCTCTTTTAAACCTTTAGGTCTAAATATAAGTTATTCCATACTGTTAGTAACTCTCTACCGTGAAGGCTCATTAGCTCAAATGTATGCTTGCCGATACAGCCTCAGCCTTGCACAGTGAATTCCCACAGGAAGCACAAGGACACGGAGAAGTAGCTTCAACAAAGTGCTGCTAACCCCAGAGCAGGAATTTGTGGGCTTGAGAATCAACAGTGCAGGCCACGAGGTCGTTCCACCTCACGCTTCTCCAAGGAAGCACAGCTACAGGTTTGCCAGTGTTGAGCGCGTCCGTGAAGGGCTGTCGCCTGTGTTGATGCACATTTATTCACTTGTGTTTTCACATGCTCCTATGGGATTATTAAGGGCTGAAATTTCCAGGATGCCATGAACGGCCTATGCAAAGCAAAGCTATAGATGCAGCATCATGTCCTCTCCACAAGTGCAGAAAGGCCTGGCAGCACTACGGCTCCTAGGGACATTCTCACCTGCCACGGGAGCTCCTGcgctgctgcagcctcctccaAGGAAATTGCATGTCCTCACACACCCACTGCTCCCAGGGCCTGGCTGTGCCACAGGTGCGCAGGACACTACAGAGAGCCAGATAGGAAGAGTGGGGACCTTCGGGTTGGTGGTTAATTCTGAACCAACCCAGCTCCTCCCAAGCTCAGCGAGGCACTTAGAGACCCACTGAGCACGTGATTAATGACACTAGTGGGGGTCCTACTATAGGGCTCCCATACCCTTAAAGCTAGATGTGTCTGAAAGGACAGCAAGACTAATATCATTTACACTAAGGGATTGAGTTCTCATATATTACACATTTCTACTCAGTCTTGCAACATATCCCCACCAGCTCCTACAGCCCCACAGCTCCCACTTCTCACAGCAGTCTCGCAAACCCACAGTCCATCATAAAAATCCACATCCCACTGCCTTTGCACACCCAGCAGTCCCAGAGCACAGCTTTGTCTGCTGTACAGCTTACCCACCTCCTCCTCACTCCACTTACCAAgcagacagcaaaagaaatgactgaAAGCATCACTCCAGATTTCTTTTAGCACCCTTGCACCTTCCCTGCCTCCTCACAGCTGCAGCAGATCCCAGATGATCTGCTGACCACAGAGACCCAAATAAGCAGCCACTGGTACTGCTTACTAAGTGCTGCTTGGGAAGGCTTTTAAAGGGACATGCAGTGAATCCACTCCTGGAGTGCAGTTTGCCTATAGATTGTTTTCcagataaaatattcatttcTTAGCCTTTTAACACTGCTCTCCTCTGTAGTAGCCCTGCAGCACAGTCTGTTTGGAACAGACCTTGGGGTTCACCTGAAGAGGTGGCACACAAACAGCCCACACACAGCCCAAACCAGTGCACTTGGAAAGTTTGCTTGCCTtggttttttctgctttccatacATGAGCATCTGTACATGCACAGACAGACAAAACCTTTGAAATGTGCTAGTGGAGGACACTTTAGCATCCTGTGTTTAGCCAGTTCTGGCAAAGTATGTGTAAGTGCTGAGAATATACAGGAAAGCCCCAGGACAGTCTGCCCAGAGGCAAGCTGCAAACCTTGTGCTTGTTTCCCAAATGAGCTCCATTAACCCTTTGCTTAATGTTTGAGCCCATGTTCTTAATGAGTTCTCCCCTCTCCCAAGTGATCCATCACTTGGTCGAGAGATGGATGAGAGTGGTCGCCTTAATGATCTCTCTCACTACCCCTTTTCATCATTAGCCTGAAGACCAGCCTGCAGAAGAAGGTGAGCCAGGACTCCATGGATTTGTCAGGGATCCCCCTGACCATGCGGGATGTTCACCGTATGGCCTACTACCTGCAGAACAATGGGGACCATCTCACCTCTGTGGACCTGAGCTTCACCGAGCTGAACGATGAGATGGTGcgcctgctgctgcccttcctctgGGCACTACCCAAGCTCACTCACCTTTCCCTCAACGGCAACCGGCTGACGCGGGCAACCATGAAGGAGCTGACTGACACCATGAAGGACATGAACAAGTTCCCTTGCCTGGCCTGGGTTGACCTCGGCAACAACGTGGACGTCTCCTCCATGCCACAGCCATTGCTCGTGGGCCTGCGCAAGCGCCTCAGCCAGCAGACCACGCTGCCTACCATCTATGAGGCGCTCGACTGCGACTCGGAGATCTCCAGCGGGCACGAGGGCAGCCAGCCAGAGGATGAAGCAGCAGGGAGCACCCCGCCACGTGCtctctctcagcagggctgcgagaggtgaCTGGACAACAGCCTGGCACGGGCACACTGAAGCCGCCCCAAGGAGAAGTCTTGAGTACAAACATCAAGCAGAGGGCCAGCTTTACCAGCTTCCTTTGGCTCTTTTCCCTCACCTTCCCTACATCTCCCCCCCACTTGCTGTGAGACAAAAGCCTGTCGTCCCCCACAATGTGCTCCAAACCCTCCCCTCACTGCCAAACCCATCGCCCACGTTCCAGAGAGGAACCAGTGACTTACAGTGAACCTTGTCCCCAGGCAGGGTCTCACTGGAAGACGGGAAAAGACCTGTCGGAGTCAAGAATATCCTCCAGCAGCCATTGGGTTGAGGGAAAGGGATGGGGGGGAACCTAAAACAGAAACAGGCTTGTAGTttacttcctttcttccttttcctatgCACCTTGGAAACCTTGGGACCTGCAGCCTTGAGTGTGAAAGGAGATATCCCAAGAGCCTAGCTGGTGTGGAGCTTAGTCAAAGGGCTCAGAGACCAGAGCAGTGTGTCTCCCTCTTGTGTCTGgctccttttgttttgttttttttttttcctattgtgtGTTTTGTATTAATGTCTGAACAAAGGGCCTTGGTCAGAGACCATTGGATCGCATAGGCTGGGGCGGACACATGGCTTGGAACTGCAGCATCAGGATATTTGCTGTGTGACCGGGGtgagagggaggggaaggaggtatGTGTTGGGGGGAGCATGGGGGATGGGATgagttgggatgggatgggaggagagggagggggaacAGTCTTGTGCATTAGCAGGATTGGTTTCAAAAACTGTGCTTTTGTATTAAAATTACAAGTTCCAAGTGAAATTGCGGAAAAGCAGACAGCTAAGCGCATAACTGTGGCACTACAGGAGCAAGCAGTGAACGTGCCAGAGGTGGGCACTTCGCAAACTAAAGCGCAAAGCTTTGGCTCCTCATGGCACATTGTATACCTCGTAATACAGACACGACATGAGCAGCTGCATCGCCATTTCCAATGCTGTCCAAAACCAAACCACTGATGAAATATTTCTAGTGTTTTCCACATTGCTCATGCTCTGTGTAAACATAATAAACGGTTCTCTTGGACATGAGCGTGAAGCACTTCGGAGTCTGAGTATCTAGGTTGTTCACAAACAGACCCAGCAGCCCAGACGCTGCAAGAGCATGGAGCAGGAACCCTCACGCAGTGCCTGAGCAGCGCGGGAGAGGATCGGGAGGCACCATTCACATCGGTAAGAGCGGTTCATTCCTCGAAGGGAAGTGAAACGCGGGTGTTCATTTGTGGTAGGCTGCCACCCTTCGTGTTGAGAAGTGCTGATACAAATAAATTGATCAGACTTTAGCTGAGAACTCTTCTCAGTTACCTGTCCCCACAGGAATTCAGGCAGCAGATGTGTTTTTAAAGAGTTAAAAGTTAAAGAATTCAgacatattaaaaaacaaatcctgGCCCTCCTAAGTTAACAATGGTAACTTTGCCTTCCTCTGCTGATACTCTCTGGGAGTCTCAACACATATAAGCAACTCTCATATACTAAGCCACACAAACGCACATGAAATAGATACACCTTTCATGCTCCTTGCTGGTTTGACAAGACATTGCAAGAAGCAAATCAGTGATATTTTTGAAGTGATTTGTCCCCTTTGGACCAAGGGTGTGAGGGCACTGGATGGTGTCGGTGTCTCTAATCAGCTGCCAAAAGCCCCAAATAAATCAGTCCCCTGAGGAAGAAAGCTGGGTTTAGAGACACTGTGCTGAATATCACAACCTGACACCGCGAGTGCTGGACCCAGTCCTTGTTCTCACTCTGGTCACTGGAGCAGGAACTCGTAACCTTCATGTTGTTACCTTGCAAACAGAAGTGTTGTAAAGTCTCTGTCCTGCTGACCAAAAAGAACAGAAGATACAACAAGGTAAAGCAAATATGGCTAGGGCCAGGTGCTAGCTGCCCCATCCCAGTGGAGGTGGAAGAGAGGAAAGGCCCTGAGGTGGCCAGAATATTATGACGTTTGGCCAGGAAGATCGGGAGCGGGGAGTGCAAATGTGGCCAAGCCCCAGCACAACCCAAGGTGGGAAGGAAGCATGTGCTCCCCTGCACAGCTGTCACCCAGATCCACTTTTTAGCCCTTCAAGTGAGTCAGGAGAAGTGGAGTCATTGCTGTGGCAATGACTGTATTTGGGGAGCGTGAGATTGTTTTGCAAAAGGCAAATAGAGCTGCTCAAGTGGCCGTTCCCATTGCTGGGGGAAGGGCTGCACTGCTTCTGGAGGTCACTGCCTGCTGCTCTTTTCACCACTCGTTTTTCCCTGCTTGGTGTGGTAtctgtttcctcctctgctgCGGAAGAGATGgaattaatttttgctttttctactttttcttccaaagtacctttcagcaaaaatgaaaagcatttcaaaTGCCAGCAAGATCTGCCTAAACTCTTGCAGTCTAAGCAGAGCAGCACTCTGTGCCAAGAAGAAAACTCGGGCATGAAGCATTTAAATGAAGGCTTGGAGCCGCCTGGTGAGTCAGTGGCATCTCTAGAAAGAGGGAGCAGGGGTGCTGAGCATTCGGTCTCTGGCTCCGAGCACCATCTCTGTGAAGCTCTGCATTAAGGTGTCTTCACAGCTTTTCCACAACAGTGGCAGCACCCCCCCAAAATGAAGCAAGACCCCCAGTGTGCAGCCCACCGCTGATGCAGCTCTTCCCTGCAGAGCCCCtggcccagccccagggaggaTCTGTGCAGTTCCAGCCCTGCTGAAAGTCGTGGGTTTTGTCTGAGCTGCGCTAACCAGCAGGGTGGAGATGAGACCTTCAGCCTCTTGCAAGGGAATTCTGTGCTAATCACTGGCGATGCCTGGCTGCCAGTTGGCAACTCCAGGAGCTGGAGATAAAACATGGCTTGAGACAGCCTGGTTCAGCCGAGCAGCTGTGGGATTCATGTTTATTTCTCCATACATGCTTGGTTGCTTTGCCATGGAAACCTCTCCGTGGAGAACTGGCTGTGAATAAACACGTGCAAATGCAAATTATGAGGTCCTGGTCTAGGAAACTGCCACTGCTTCGTGGGTGAACTCCGATGGGCTGCAGCTTAGCTGTGGAGACACTATCAGAGCAGCCCCTTACTGCAGTGACCGGTGAAGGACTCTGCCGGCGCACAGTGGTGTGCATCCAGCTCCAGAGCTGTGAAGCATCCCAGTGCCCCCCTACAGATGAGATGCTTGCTCAAGGAGCAGGCCCGGCGGCCCCAAATCCAGAGGAAGCTATTTTCATAAAAGCTGAGTTCACAAACCAGAGAGGATGACACAACCCAAATGAGCCTTTCCTTGTGCTGAATAGGAAAGCTCAGGGCTCTCGAAGGGGATTAAAGGGAGGAGATGTAATTCAGGTCTCCGCACTGATGCCCAGAGGGACCAGCTTTGTCGCGCTCCTAAATCAGGGGATGCCTGCCCTGCAGAAAGACTGTGTCTCCTGCTAGATAACACAGCAGGGCAGGTGAATCCCTGTCATACTGAACACCCTCCTCAGTACCATACTTGCAGGGCTGTAACCTCAGCTACTTAAAGCAGAACATACCCCTCAGTATCTCCACCACTTGCAGtttcccagcctccctccctctccgTGCAGGACGCAGATGGTCAGCCTGCGATGAGATCCACGTCATGGAGCAAGGAGCAAGCTGCAGGTGCACGGGGTGCTAtcacagccccttccccacccctgaCCTCTCACCAGGTGATCAGCCTCACAATAGATCTCAAAGCGAGACATTTAAGCACACTTTTCAAAAGTAGTCTTCTGGACCGAGAGGTCGTCGGGTGTAAAGCGACGCCACACCTCcccaacaacttttttttcccaggctttaTACAATACCACCAtcaaaccctcctcctcctggggtTGCTTGAACCCTTTTCAGATCCACAGTCAGAGTGGCAAGGCAGGAGACAGAAAACTCTGCTGACAGCAGCTTCCCCTGTCAGCAGGCCGTTCCCCACCTGGCACAGCACAACCTCTCGCATGATCCCAGGGCCACCAGCAGCACCCCCGTTTAAAATGCCAGCGAGCACTGTCGGGGAGGTCTGTTGGGGTCAGGTGGGCAGCAGAGCTCTAGCAGAGCCAGCCCGCAGAGCCCAGCACATGTGGGGATGCCAAGCAGCACCACA
Coding sequences within:
- the LRRC75B gene encoding leucine-rich repeat-containing protein 75B, with product MGSRLSRQSSLEEDCSEEPSAGRLESGRGDFHLSSLLLHPQKLPGVLRKAPPAPYVRRVGWLREIQATIRERKREHAVHILRLLRKDLGLEGTFLNEVLYKNATFLNLVDPISHDLLMSLARDLQCPKKEYDPWKSSDRICRQLIYHLTPHSKWHRHGMPRRKSQVCLKTSLQKKVSQDSMDLSGIPLTMRDVHRMAYYLQNNGDHLTSVDLSFTELNDEMVRLLLPFLWALPKLTHLSLNGNRLTRATMKELTDTMKDMNKFPCLAWVDLGNNVDVSSMPQPLLVGLRKRLSQQTTLPTIYEALDCDSEISSGHEGSQPEDEAAGSTPPRALSQQGCER